The DNA segment ATAAGCGGCATTTGGTGCCTTTTGGGGAATTCGTCCCTTTCCAGAAATATATCCGTTTTTTAGGGCCGGTGATCGGTGACCTTGGGAACTTTGACCGCGGGGCCCGCTATGAGCTGTTCCGGGCGAAGGGGTTCACCTACACCCCTTTGATCTGCTACGAGGTGATCTTTCCCGAGGATGTCTCGGCGGCCATACGGACCGGCGCGGATTCGCTGGTCAACATCAGCAATGATGCTTGGTACGGGAGGACGGCGTCCGCCTACCAGCATGCGGCCATGGCGGTGGTCCGATCCGCCGAACAGCACAAACCGCTCCTGCGTTGTTCGAACGCGGGTATCTGTTTGGCCACGGATCCATTCGGGAAGGTCCTTGGATCGACCCGGCTTGATGAGGTCAGGACCTTCATCTCGGATGTCCTGGTCCTGAAGGGCGCCGGGACCTTTTATTCCAGGCATGGGGACTGGTTGCCTTGGACTTGCCTGGTCGTGACGGCCTTTCTTCTCGTCCTGGGGAGGGTCCGGGCCGTCGGGGACGGTGAGGAGTAAGGATGGGGACCCCGAAACCACTGAAGATCGTTGAGGCCTCGGGCTTAAAAGAGGGAAGGACCGTCAAGTTCATCATCCAACGTCCCGATCGTGAGACGGAAGCGTTTGTTTTCCGCAAGAACGGGAAAATCCTCGCCTACCTGAACCTTTGCCGGCACTGGACGGTAGGACTTGATTTCGACGATAACGAGTTCTTTTCACCGGACGGGGAATGGCTGGTTTGTAAGAACCATGGGGCGATTTACCATCCCCAAACCGGCCGCTGCGAGAGCGGGCCTTGCGGGGGGGCCAGCCTATATCCGGTCCCCATCATCGAAAAGGATGGCTTCCTTTTCGCCGATG comes from the bacterium genome and includes:
- a CDS encoding Rieske 2Fe-2S domain-containing protein, coding for MGTPKPLKIVEASGLKEGRTVKFIIQRPDRETEAFVFRKNGKILAYLNLCRHWTVGLDFDDNEFFSPDGEWLVCKNHGAIYHPQTGRCESGPCGGASLYPVPIIEKDGFLFADVGKIDWGDA